From Bufo gargarizans isolate SCDJY-AF-19 chromosome 10, ASM1485885v1, whole genome shotgun sequence, the proteins below share one genomic window:
- the ZNF319 gene encoding zinc finger protein 319, translating to MSEGWAPAQAPPSSLQPSQQQTPQHPIALGEHPIANPAPADNPLSCAVYGILVQPDLGIHHPPLPSAEPLHKCGLCGHDLTHLANPQEHQCLPSASQDQCTQCLKIFHQATDLLEHQCTQVEQKPFVCGVCKMGFSLLTSLAQHHTAHSGSSLKCSICEKTYKCPEADRACLPSAPVAATTSLDRPFICTLCHKPFKHLSELSRHERVHTGERPYKCTLCDKSFSQSSHLVHHKRTHSSERPYKCTVCEKSFKHRSHLLRHMYAHSGEQLFQCQTCQLRFKESSQLLQHPCTPAGERPFCCSACQKTFRRPSDLRQHERTHSEERPFHCDLCQMSFKQQYALMRHRRTHKAEEPDNCTFCEKGMTFSLHGAESIFKCNACQQGFRQSQDLLRHKCGQGFGERPFQCNVCHKTYKRASALQKHQAAHCTEKPLRCTACERRFFSSSEFVQHRCDPARDKPLKCPDCEKRFKYASDLQRHRRVHTGEKPYKCPSCDKSFKQREHLNKHQSVHNREQHYKCLWCGERFHELGQLQEHSAQHTADTGAFQVAACLP from the coding sequence ATGTCCGAGGGCTGGGCTCCTGCACAGGCCCCCCCATCCTCCTTGCAGCCGTCCCAGCAGCAGACACCACAGCATCCCATTGCACTTGGTGAGCATCCCATTGCCAACCCAGCTCCTGCCGACAACCCACTGAGCTGTGCCGTGTACggcattctggtgcagcccgatctGGGGATCCATCATCCTCCCTTACCCTCCGCTGAACCTCTGCACAAGTGTGGGCTGTGCGGGCATGACCTTACCCACCTGGCAAACCCTCAGGAACATCAGTGCTTGCCCTCAGCCAGCCAGGACCAATGCACCCAGTGTCTAAAGATCTTTCACCAGGCCACCGACCTCCTTGAGCACCAGTGCACGCAGGTAGAGCAGAAGCCCTTTGTCTGCGGAGTCTGTAAAATGGGCTTCTCTCTGCTGACCTCGCTGGCCCAGCACCACACGGCCCACAGCGGCAGCTCCCTAAAATGCTCCATCTGTGAGAAGACGTACAAGTGTCCAGAGGCGGACAGAGCCTGCTTACCCAGCGCACCCGTAGCGGCCACCACCTCCCTCGACAGACCCTTCATCTGCACCTTGTGTCACAAGCCATTTAAGCACCTGTCAGAACTGTCCCGCCACGAGCGCGTCCACACCGGTGAGAGGCCGTACAAGTGCACACTGTGCGACAAGAGCTTCAGTCAGTCCTCGCACCTGGTGCACCACAAGCGCACGCACAGCTCAGAGCGCCCCTACAAGTGCACCGTGTGTGAGAAAAGCTTCAAGCATCGCTCGCACCTCCTGAGACACATGTACGCCCACTCTGGCGAGCAGCTCTTCCAGTGCCAGACGTGCCAGCTGCGCTTCAAGGAATCTTCTCAGTTACTGCAGCACCCGTGCACACCAGCTGGCGAGCGGCCCTTCTGCTGCAGCGCCTGTCAAAAGACGTTCCGGCGGCCGTCAGACCTgcgacagcatgagcgcacacaCAGCGAGGAGCGCCCCTTCCACTGTGACCTGTGTCAGATGAGTTTTAAGCAGCAGTATGCGCTCATGAGGCACCGGCGCACACACAAGGCTGAGGAGCCTGACAACTGCACTTTCTGTGAAAAAGGCATGACCTTCAGTCTGCACGGAGCCGAGAGCATCTTCAAGTGCAACGCTTGCCAGCAGGGCTTCCGCCAGTCGCAGGACTTGCTACGGCACAAGTGTGGACAGGGCTTCGGGGAGCGGCCCTTTCAGTGTAACGTGTGTCATAAGACTTACAAGCGCGCCTCTGCTCTGCAGAAACACCAGGCCGCCCACTGCACGGAGAAGCCGCTGAGGTGCACGGCCTGCGAGCGCCGCTTCTTCTCCTCCTCGGAGTTTGTGCAGCATCGCTGCGACCCGGCCAGAGACAAACCTCTCAAATGTCCAGACTGTGAAAAACGCTTCAAATACGCCTCCGACCTGCAGAGACACCGGCGGGTGCACACGGGCGAGAAGCCCTACAAGTGCCCGTCCTGTGACAAAAGTTTTAAGCAGAGGGAACATCTGAACAAACATCAGAGCGTACACAACAGAGAGCAACACTACAAGTGCTTGTGGTGCGGCGAGCGCTTCCATGAACTGGGTCAGCTCCAGGAGCACAGCGCGCAGCACACGGCGGACACCGGGGCCTTCCAGGTGGCCGCATGTCTGCCCTGA